ATCTAATTTCCTTATCACAATTTGTATTTAGGTAGTTCAGACATCTTGTCTGAACATAAAAAAGCAGTATTTTATCCTATTCAACAGTCTGGACGACTCTCATACAAAATAACCGTGATAATCTTTATTGCAAAACGAAAGTTAGAAATGTATATTTGTCTTTAATTTTGATAGAATATAAAAAACCAATAAAAATATAGTGAATTTTTCGCTTTTTATAGCCAAACGCATCCGAAGTCAGAAGGGAAGTAGTTTTTCAAAAGTCATTACACGCATTGCTATCGGAAGTATTGCGCTCGGAATTGCTGCTCTTATTATTTCGATGGCAATTTTTGAAGGTTTCAAACAAACTATTTTGGATAAAATAGTGAGCCAAACAGGGCATATTCAAATTCTTAAATTTGATATGAATAATTCTTTCGAAACAAGTCCACTTTCTACGCAACGAGACTTTTACGAAAATTTAAAAAAACAAGATTATATTTCTCATATTCATCCTTACACACAAAAACCTGTTTTATTACGAACAGATGAAGATTTGATGGGACTCGTTTTGAAAGGAGTAGACAAACAATATGATACAGTAAGTTTTAAGAAAAACCTTGTCGAAGGTCGTTTTATTACTTTTGATACAAGCAGTTATTCAAAGGAAATTATTATTAGTCAGGATACAAAAGACAAATTGCGCCTTAAAGTTGGTGATGATTTACTTGCTTTTTTCTTGCAAGACCCACCAAGACAGCGAAAACTAGAAGTTGTAGGCATTTATCAAACAGGAATTGAGGATTTTGATGAGCGTTTGGTGTATTGCGACCAAGGACTTTTACAACGTCTCAATGACTGGGGCGATACGCTTGTGGGAGGTTATGAGGTTTTTTTGAAGGATTTTGATAATATAGATACTCTCTATGATGAAATAGAAGCTAATAGCGATTATGATATGTATCTTCAAAAAGTAACCAATACATTTGCTCACTTTTTTGAGTGGTTTTCGATGGTCAATAAAAATGTTACTATCTTTTTGAGTGTGATTTTATTTGTAGCACTTTTTAATGTTGTTTCTGTGCTGCTGATTTTGATTACAGAACGTGTTACGATGATAGGAATGCTCAAAGCTCTTGGCGCAACAAGTAGTCAGATTCTGAAAATATTCTTTCAAAACGGCTTAGTTATTCTTTGGAAAGGAATTTTGATAGGAAACATAATCGGAATTTTGTTTTGTCTGATTCAAGATACTTTCAAAATTATTCCTTTAGATATTGAAACGTATTATATGAGTAGCGTTCCAATTTCATGGAATATTCCTTTGATTTTGATGCTCAATATCGGAATTATTGCTTTAGTGATTTTCATTCTTTGGATTCCTTCTATTTTTATTAGTAGAATAAAACCTATTCGGGCTATTCGATTTGATTGAGAATCAATTACAGCAGCAAAAAAACAATTTCCAAAAAAAATGTAAATATTTATGAGATGTTTATTTATAATATTTTTCTTTATTTTTTTTATATCGTCTACTTTTGCACAGAGTTTTTTCGAAAACTCAAAACCATTAATAGTTTGGAACTCTGGAAGTATGGCTATCAAGAGTGTAAAATTAAAAAATGGGGGACTACTGTACGTAAAGTTTGACGGTTATGGAGTCAATGTGATAGTTACATTTGGAACAAATGGTTATTCAGTTCAGAATTTTCAAGAAACAAATGAGTGGATAAAAATAGAAATAACAGAGTATGATTTTGATAAAGATGGTAATAATGAACTTATAATTGCCTACGGTGACGAAACACAAGCAATGTTTAATGTTCTTATCTATAAAATAAGTAAATTAGGTGTTACAGAAATTGGTAATATTGAACTTGGGCAGTTCAACTGTTTATTATTAAAAAATAAAATTATATTACCTTTCGGTTCACAAGGTTTATTTCATGAATATACCTTGATAGAAAACAAATTTATTCAAACGAATTAATATTAAAAACCCTGCAAATATTTCTTCACAATCTTCCAAAATAAAAGATAGATTAAATTCGTAATTTTTAATTCGTAATTCGTAATTATTTATGATGCACTATTCAGCAGGTTATACCAACACAACCAATCATTTTGTAATTCAGAATTTACCTTTTTTCTCTCAAAAAGTGGTTGAGGAAGAAAAGACT
This is a stretch of genomic DNA from Bernardetia sp. MNP-M8. It encodes these proteins:
- a CDS encoding ABC transporter permease produces the protein MNFSLFIAKRIRSQKGSSFSKVITRIAIGSIALGIAALIISMAIFEGFKQTILDKIVSQTGHIQILKFDMNNSFETSPLSTQRDFYENLKKQDYISHIHPYTQKPVLLRTDEDLMGLVLKGVDKQYDTVSFKKNLVEGRFITFDTSSYSKEIIISQDTKDKLRLKVGDDLLAFFLQDPPRQRKLEVVGIYQTGIEDFDERLVYCDQGLLQRLNDWGDTLVGGYEVFLKDFDNIDTLYDEIEANSDYDMYLQKVTNTFAHFFEWFSMVNKNVTIFLSVILFVALFNVVSVLLILITERVTMIGMLKALGATSSQILKIFFQNGLVILWKGILIGNIIGILFCLIQDTFKIIPLDIETYYMSSVPISWNIPLILMLNIGIIALVIFILWIPSIFISRIKPIRAIRFD